DNA from Mustela nigripes isolate SB6536 chromosome 14, MUSNIG.SB6536, whole genome shotgun sequence:
agcccaCTGCCAGCACCATAGCGACCCCCCTGCTGTCTAGGAAGAAGGGCCCTGGGATAGCTGGCATGGTGATATTGGGGTCAGAGAGGGTGCCGTTTGGTGGTTCCACTTGGATTACTTCTAGCCAGGTCTTCAGGGAGTCATTCCCAGCAACATTGCTGACCACGCAGATGTAGGCTCCCCTGTCCTGTAGCTGCACTGAGCGGATCTCCAGCGTCCCATCCTCTAGGACCCTCACTCTCCCAGCCCTTCCCAGCCAAGCCCCCTGTGGCCTCATCCAGGAGACAGTTGGGGCTGGGTCTCCGTCTCCGGAGCACGAGAAAACAGCATGCCCCCCCTCCTCTGCCATGACCCATCGCGGCCCGGACTTTCGGATCAGGGCTGGTTGGCAGGTGAAGTGCCCTGGAGGTAGGATGTCTGAAAACTCCCTCAGGCTCTTCCCCTGCACCTGCCGGGGGCCTGCACAGGCTGGGGGCGACGTGCCAAAGTCCAGGCGGCGGCGGAGCCGTAGCAGCCAGAGGAGGCGACAGTCACAGGTCAGGGGGTTGCCGGACAGCCTCAGGGTGACCAGTTTGTCTGGAGCAGGGAAGGCTGTCTCCTCTAGGGTCTGAAGAGCGTTATCTGCCACATCCAGGAGGTGGAAGGCGGTCAGGCCATGGAAGGCATGGGCGGCGATGGAGGTGAGGCATGCGCCAGACATGCGGAGCTCCTGGAGCCGCACCAGAGGACTGAGCCTTCGGGCTGGGATGGCTGAGATGGGGTTCTGAGAtagatccaggaccctgaggaagCTCAGGTGATGGAGCGCTTGGAAGGGCACGGAGCTCAGATTGCAGCGGGTGATGGCCAGGTTgctaagattgagccctgccagGCTCCCAGGCTCCAGGGCTTCTAGAGATGGCCAGTGGTGGATCTCCAGCTCCTTGAGCTGCCCCAGGCCCCGGAGTGCCCCAGCTGGCAGCCTCCCGATGTCCAGTTCTCGAAGCCTGAGGGCCACCAGTGT
Protein-coding regions in this window:
- the LINGO4 gene encoding leucine-rich repeat and immunoglobulin-like domain-containing nogo receptor-interacting protein 4, which gives rise to MGRPPAPDRCNVQLDAALQLLRTEEGMAMATARKRAWPPWPPLLFLFLLPGGSCGGCPAVCDCASQPQAVFCAHRRLEAVPGGLPLDTELLDLSGNRLWGLQRGMLSRLGLLRELDLSYNQLSSLEPGAFHGLQSLLTLRLQGNRLRIMGPGSFSGLPALRLLDLRLNQIVLFLDGAFGELGSLQQLEVGDNHLVFVAPGAFAGLAKLSTLTLERCNLSTVPGPALARLPTLVALRLRELDIGRLPAGALRGLGQLKELEIHHWPSLEALEPGSLAGLNLSNLAITRCNLSSVPFQALHHLSFLRVLDLSQNPISAIPARRLSPLVRLQELRMSGACLTSIAAHAFHGLTAFHLLDVADNALQTLEETAFPAPDKLVTLRLSGNPLTCDCRLLWLLRLRRRLDFGTSPPACAGPRQVQGKSLREFSDILPPGHFTCQPALIRKSGPRWVMAEEGGHAVFSCSGDGDPAPTVSWMRPQGAWLGRAGRVRVLEDGTLEIRSVQLQDRGAYICVVSNVAGNDSLKTWLEVIQVEPPNGTLSDPNITMPAIPGPFFLDSRGVAMVLAVGFLPFLTSVTLCFGLIALWSKGKGRVKHHMNFDFVAPRPSGDKNSGGNRVTAKLF